The proteins below come from a single Dinghuibacter silviterrae genomic window:
- a CDS encoding outer membrane beta-barrel family protein, with protein MRKLLVLLILFALRAGAQTPDTARRDTRGHAAAQRPDTAKPAPEGADTMVRAAPGADTARRIQLGDIRIAAPPIERRLDKTVINLDQRITTAGATVLEALQHLPGVHVSADGAITMTGGRGATVFIDGKPTYLSSADLAGLLNGMSASGVQRIEIITNPPSKYDASGTGAIINIVRKRNRKQGFSGSVNGSLVSEHYGQYHGGVMAVYKNDHVNLYVSDAYTYGKQLGDRYLTSDIEDAHGALLAEEVSNNRTVNGWRSDNPAVGIDWYASARTTLSLSAMGAVGTTSFDTHSSLETTDGHRVPVQYEDFSALNVDHPYHYFTTLQWSQALDTAGRNLTVDADYARFDYHPVQTTHGLFYDTSGQYTGASDTLLPEHRRMRIYSAQADYTHPFKNGRWEAGVKTSESFITDSTQSTEWIEAAYATMDRSYKKWEVQAGLRVEKDALRDTVSRWRYLQLFPTLFLRFEKAFFLRLGRRTDRPDYHEMNPFRRPLTPTLYFQGNPYLRPDLTWHGELGWTWRNIFTITFMMDRDHDYMRTLPYVDPGDSTITRRPTNVEGHSWNLDLTFTKALTRWWTTDNALSFFQNAFAGDPDSLWRADRGILAVYLSFDNTFTLSRRLSAEVDGEYDSEHQLVSSWFGPYYMVNAALKWTFKKGSLSLNANNIFQSEGNHGSDHYTGLSQFSVSGFYTRSVSLTATYRFGSGKATHSDVRSSAEEERRRAGG; from the coding sequence CAGGCGCGGACACGGCAAGGCGTATCCAGTTGGGGGACATCCGCATTGCCGCGCCGCCGATCGAACGGCGGTTAGACAAGACCGTCATCAATCTGGACCAGCGCATCACAACGGCAGGCGCCACGGTACTGGAGGCCCTGCAGCACCTGCCGGGAGTGCATGTGTCGGCGGACGGGGCGATCACGATGACGGGCGGGCGGGGAGCCACCGTGTTTATTGACGGGAAGCCGACCTATCTTTCTTCGGCGGACCTGGCGGGTTTGCTGAACGGGATGTCGGCATCGGGCGTCCAGCGGATCGAGATCATCACGAATCCGCCATCAAAATATGATGCTTCGGGTACAGGCGCGATCATCAACATCGTCCGTAAGCGGAACCGCAAACAGGGGTTTAGCGGGAGCGTGAACGGGAGCCTGGTGTCGGAGCACTATGGTCAATACCATGGAGGGGTGATGGCGGTCTATAAGAACGATCATGTAAACCTATACGTGAGCGATGCTTATACCTATGGCAAACAGTTGGGTGACCGGTATCTCACCAGCGACATCGAGGACGCGCACGGTGCGCTGCTGGCGGAAGAAGTATCCAACAACCGGACGGTGAATGGGTGGAGGAGCGACAACCCGGCTGTGGGGATCGACTGGTATGCGTCCGCCCGGACGACGCTTAGCCTGTCGGCCATGGGGGCGGTGGGTACCACCAGCTTCGACACCCATTCCAGCCTGGAAACGACCGATGGGCACCGGGTGCCCGTTCAGTATGAGGACTTCTCGGCCCTGAACGTCGACCATCCGTATCATTACTTCACGACCCTTCAGTGGTCGCAGGCGCTGGATACGGCGGGCCGGAACCTGACGGTGGACGCGGACTACGCCCGTTTTGACTATCACCCCGTGCAAACCACCCACGGCCTTTTTTACGATACAAGCGGGCAGTATACCGGCGCATCGGATACCTTATTGCCGGAGCACCGGCGGATGCGGATCTATTCTGCCCAGGCGGACTATACGCATCCTTTCAAAAACGGCCGTTGGGAAGCGGGGGTCAAGACAAGCGAATCCTTCATCACCGACAGCACGCAAAGTACGGAATGGATCGAGGCGGCTTATGCCACGATGGATCGCTCTTACAAAAAGTGGGAGGTACAGGCGGGGCTCCGCGTGGAGAAAGACGCCCTGAGGGACACCGTAAGCCGGTGGCGCTACTTGCAACTTTTTCCTACCCTTTTTCTTCGTTTTGAAAAAGCTTTTTTCCTGCGCCTGGGGCGACGGACGGACCGCCCGGACTATCATGAAATGAATCCTTTCCGGCGACCGCTTACCCCCACCCTGTATTTCCAGGGCAATCCTTACCTCCGGCCGGACCTGACCTGGCATGGGGAGCTGGGCTGGACGTGGCGCAATATTTTTACCATCACTTTTATGATGGACAGGGACCATGACTATATGCGGACGCTGCCCTACGTGGACCCGGGCGACAGTACGATCACCCGGCGGCCGACCAATGTCGAGGGGCATTCCTGGAACCTGGACCTGACCTTTACAAAAGCGCTGACGCGCTGGTGGACCACGGACAACGCACTGTCGTTTTTTCAAAACGCCTTTGCCGGGGACCCGGACAGCCTGTGGCGCGCGGATCGCGGGATCCTGGCCGTGTACCTGAGTTTTGACAACACCTTTACCCTCAGCCGGCGGCTGTCTGCGGAGGTAGACGGGGAATACGATTCGGAACACCAACTGGTCTCGTCCTGGTTCGGTCCTTACTATATGGTCAACGCGGCACTTAAATGGACTTTTAAAAAGGGCAGCCTTTCTTTGAACGCCAACAACATTTTTCAAAGCGAGGGCAACCACGGCTCCGACCACTACACGGGCTTGTCCCAATTCAGCGTGTCCGGTTTTTACACCCGTTCGGTGTCGCTGACCGCCACCTACCGGTTTGGGTCCGGGAAAGCCACTCATAGTGACGTACGGTCGAGTGCGGAGGAGGAGCGGCGCCGGGCGGGAGGGTAA